The DNA window AAAACTTCAACTatcttactaaaatattttattttcccaCAAATCATAAGCTTGTTGTTTTTAACTTGTTTAGTTTAATCAGTCATGATGTATTCATATCCTCTACTCTTAGTTCCTAATTACCTCAAATTAATGCCGATAgtagttattttactttttacaaaaataaatcatgAGATCACTTTGTTCAAATGTAGGAACAGCTTGTCTGCCAtcttacatttcttttttacaCTTCATCGATTTTTCTAAATccaaatgaaaacattttttgtaaTCTAGGCAGTAAACTTATACATAATATGGGACGCAGTAATGGCGCAGCGAGATACACGgcacttaatattaattttatcaataaaatattaccttCGTGTCCTAGATCGATTTTAGTGTCTGCGGAAAATTCATAGAgtctataaaagtaaaaaagcgAGCGTGGCACACAGAAAATGCCGAACACTAAATTCAACCATAaggataattttaaagtttgaatTGTCTCGCTTCCTTCTAGGTTGTTAATCTTCTTGGATTTCAgtttacatataataagaacGCTGGCACTAGATAATATTAGAGCTGGcagaaaaaaattgaaaaaagcgACCATAGAATGCATATTAACTCTATGACTAGTGTCCACTAAAGTACAAGCGACGACATCTTGATCATACGGAACCGTCGTAGCAAAAGTAAATTCTGGTATACTTAATGACGCAGACAGCACCCATACGAAGACCGTTGGTGGAGCAACTGGTACTCTTGTGTCCGCGAGACGATAATCCACATTCATCGTACGCGGAGGAGTAGAAGTATCACTGCTTGCCACAAGACTGTGGCGTGAAGATCTTATTTCCTCTTCATCATCGCGGTCGCTTCTTTTATTCTTGAGAGTTATAGATTTTTCTTCCAGGTTAGCGGTAGCTAAAGTGTGAAGCGCAATTGTAGTAATTAAGTATAGGGATGCCGTCGAAGCGATTATACTGAGTCCGCGGTATGCTATGCAGCAGTTCCTTCCGAAGATCCATGTTCTTGCATTGTAAGACCATATTTCGGGCCCTACGGAGGTTCCTATTAAGATAATGTCTGCGAGTGCTAGCTGTATGATTATTGAGAACAACCCTGGAAAAAGAAAatatgtgttacagtaaataatgaaccttaaaaaatatccatacaaatattaaatatgcaaaagtctgtcggtttttttaaatataatattagccTGACCAGCATAATACTCTTCAAAGAACATCTATTATGAGATATTTTCAGATTAGGTTTGATGTTTTTAGGTAAGTACCATCGTCTTCCCCATAGCTTTTTAGGTAGATCTTaacttcataaataaataaataaataataccaccAAAGAACCAAATGCGAAAGTTTCTTGTCTGTTTTGATCTGATCCGATCTGGGCCAGCTACTACTACTAGGGCTAGGGCCTTAACACtattcattgtgggaggagacccgtaccctttagtgtgccggtaatgggttgatatgatgattatttaaGAGATCTCATCTGCTGCGAAATTGAAGAATCTAGTGGTACAGGCGACGACGTAGAGAGGCGTCTTAACATTCCATATCCTATCGATTCCATTCCATATCCTCTTATCTTATAGGTATAGGACCTACAAGATAACCTATTATAAACCTATTATAAAATTTCAGAAGATGAAGAAACTAACGTCTAAAGCATattaacaacaaattaaattataaaaagtacaatTCACATCTTGAACGGAAGCAACATAGGTATAACTACTCATATTGCTTCCATGGAAAGGGTATAGAGGAGGCCAtaggaatattttaaaattgctcACCAAAAGCATACAGtgcgtaaataaaaacggaTTAAATGGTATCCACTTtgtggtacctacctacctataattcAAATAACGCTTTTACAAACTACTTTTTGCAGTTTCCACTTTTCCGTAGGTCTTTGTACCTACCACTTCCGTccgtattttaatttacattcacATATCTTACGATCTTATTTGGCCGGCTTGACTTCATCTTTCAATCGACTGAATGCACACTCTactttttttaacttgtcttataatgcaaacaatcttcttattattttttagcgtaaagaatgttttaaaaataaaaaaataccaaattcaatgaaataaataaataaaaacatcttattattttttagcgtaaagaatgttttaaaaataaaaaaataccaaattcaatgaaataaataaataaaaacacatttaaacgGAACACATTAAAAAGGAATTTTCTTAAAGTGCCTTTTGATTATTTTCTGGATCAAggtgaaaataaactttaaattaaaaagtaacaaaaagatttACAAATGAGATTTACAAAAAGaaggtttacaaataaaacaaatatagaCTTTAGGTAGATACACACAGTTATAATTGCTGGCATTTGTACATACCCGAGTAGGTAATCGGCGAAGTACAAATGtcatcaattaattaattcctaCATACTTTATCCGCAGAGCCACTCTTCCTTACTTCCGGCCACCATAGATCGCTAGATTTGCTGTTCATAATATCTGTCGTGATATTGATAAAGGcgactttttatattttacaataattgagTTTCAGACTTGTGTTAAAACCGGATACGGAAAGCCAGAAAAAACGAGTATGATAATCAGGTAGAGCTTCTTTTGGATGCAGGACAATCCTGAAACTCAAGTTTAGCTAAATGATAAAATGTCACCTTTTATAGCACGGAAGAAATAAAGGCGGCCTCATAATTACTTAAGTAACATGCAGctagtgtttttaaaaatttaccgtTTCTTGACCGCTTGAGAAGTGCAGCTAAGAGAGCACAGTTGACCAAAGCCCCGGCGCCGGCGATGCAGACAATAAAAATCGCGAGGACGAGTGGCGGGAATAGCGGTCCAGGCACGAGCTCCGACATGGCGTCGCGTCGGCCGTTGGGGAACGCATAGGGATCAATGACTTCGCGTCAATTGCGTTCTCCGCTGGCCCTCACTGTTTTTTTGCCAGAAATGAATCACCACTCTACTCTGTAGTTTGTGGCGGGCACATGTGCACGCAAGGTTCGGTTTACTATATCGGCTAACAGA is part of the Pararge aegeria chromosome 2, ilParAegt1.1, whole genome shotgun sequence genome and encodes:
- the LOC120630360 gene encoding uncharacterized protein LOC120630360, whose translation is MSILQIGSAPQSNIYRKNVTIIDPYAFPNGRRDAMSELVPGPLFPPLVLAIFIVCIAGAGALVNCALLAALLKRSRNGLFSIIIQLALADIILIGTSVGPEIWSYNARTWIFGRNCCIAYRGLSIIASTASLYLITTIALHTLATANLEEKSITLKNKRSDRDDEEEIRSSRHSLVASSDTSTPPRTMNVDYRLADTRVPVAPPTVFVWVLSASLSIPEFTFATTVPYDQDVVACTLVDTSHRVNMHSMVAFFNFFLPALILSSASVLIICKLKSKKINNLEGSETIQTLKLSLWLNLVFGIFCVPRSLFYFYRLYEFSADTKIDLGHEGNILLIKLILSAVYLAAPLLRPILCISLLPRLQKMFSFGFRKIDEV